The genomic segment TATAACATGATCTACCGCACCTAATTATGATACTGAGAAATATTTTCTTGTATCTCCTTATGAAATTTTACAACTTGTACTGTGTAATGAAATGTCCCCGCGCTCTGCAGCTCCGCAGTGTGGGATCACGAGTGCTCGTGTTTCTAGCAATACGAAtgtgaataaaaataatggtTGCTGTCAAACTtatgttgtcaaaatatttttaaatcaaacaaacaaagtgaTACATCTCTGGAAGGTTTTATGACGTAGAAGTGACGTCAGTAAATATCTCCGTACACTCTGGTGACGAATTGGTTATTGAATGGTACAACTGCACCAAATGACGTTACTCAACAGGAAGTTTCATGAACTCTTGTTTCCGCTTGCGTCTTTTTGTacctgtttttgttgttgtcccTGTGATACAAAGTCGTGCAAAGTTTCGGAAAATAtcgtttgtatttttttgtcagAGGATACTTCAAGGTCTGATAGAGGTCAATACAGTATATAATTTGGATCAACTATGAATGCATTTTCTTATAATTACACAATTCGTATATTTGTATATCTTGTTAGctaataattttatttcaatctACTTCACTTACAGATAAAAATAAGGAGAATAATCATTATTTACCATTTTGAAGTTAGCGTAATGCCACATCTTAATGATCCGCTAAACGCCCTCTTCATCAACCTTGGTAATGACTTAAGTGCTGATGACGTTCACAAGATAAAAATGTTAATATCAGACAAGGTCGTGCGGCGGGAACTCAGCAAGATAATTGATTCCTCAGAACTCTTTCTAAAATTACAAGCCAACGGTGTCATCTCTCGAGACAATCTGGGATTTCTGAAGGAAATTTTTCGCTGTATTCAGAGGCCACTGCTCATTACAAAGATTGaagaatttgaaagagaatcgCAACGAAGACCTttcaactgtaaacaaaacggttagtaattttcatcattttgtttgAATCACGGAAACGTCATTATGCAAGTTGTAATGTAAAGATGACTATTTTGAACCTTTCTGCATGTTGGGAATGATGAAGCAGGTTCTTTGATGGCAGTCACGAGTCTCGGACACCAGCAGTAGAAGTAAAGCATATAAAACTTGAGGTTTTATTGCATAGAAAAACGACAAACAACACTGGTATTCTGAACTCCCCAAAGTGAATTCTCTAAAACTACAGTGCCTGTCAGGCGGAATAATCGTAGCTAAAACATGCATCGGAGAAAATTGCTACAAAGATTACAGCTTCGCTCTGATTGGTCCTAAAGTGGCTAGGTAATGTAACATGATTTGTCCATTTAACTACCGTGATTGGTCCGCTCTAGGATCCGCGTTATGCGTCAAGCTCGGACATGTATTTCCATTATAAATGTTGCATAGAGAATATATAGCGTCACTCAGTCACGAAATTGCATGTTATTGCCCAGCTGTTTCATAAATACCTTCTTATGGGTTTTTATATCTTTTCGTTGGGCTTGTACTAGAAAATTTGTACTACGGATACATCGCACAGTTGGTAGCGTGATTGAAGACTATAGTAAACAGTAACTTGCAATAAAATATTGTGATTCCTTACCATTTTCCCCATGCAGGAAAATACAGTGATCAATATAATAATGATCGCTCGCCTCCCATGGAATCGCCATATTGCAACGAAAGGCAACAGCTCGATCACTCGTCTCGTTTTCCAGAGACTCGGAAAAGCCCAAAAGACACGACGCTGTGGAGTCTATACAAAACACTTAACGATTCTCTCTGTAGCGACGAAGAGCGGAAATTGCGCCATTTTTTGATGTACAATTACCTTTCAAAGGAAGAACTCCATGAGCTGGAAGATTTCACCGAGATCCTGGTACTACTTGAAGAGAAAGGTATTATCAGCGAGACTGATCTAAACTTAGTGAAGGAACTGCTACACATCATCCAAAGACGTCCACTTATTGCAGAGATCGAAAAGTACGAGAGAAAGTTGAACATACAGGATAGCGGAATTGGTAAGATAGGCAAAATTTTGTGAATGGATACGACAAAGGAACGATATTTTACATGAGTTTGCATTGTGGAGGACTCCTTTTGAACAAGGAACTTCAGAAATGAAAGACTTTTTCAAAACCAACTGCATACCCCTGGATTCTgtaaaattgacacttttaaacCCATTTTCAAGTTGAAGTGCATTTATTCTGACAAAAAAAAGACGAGATTTGATAGCAAAAAGCCAGGGCGAAGCATGAAATTGTCTCATTCCTAAATCTTTATCTTTTCGCCAATTTCTGGTACATCTTTCTCGTCTCAATGAGGTATTACGATAATTTTCCCATTATATGTTCATTCATGAAtgttcaacactttcaacagaTGAGCgaacaaaatcatcaaatgtcAGGAAGACGGGCAAGATCCAGACGATCGCGAATGGAAGCCATGATGTACCAATGAGGAAACACTCCTCAAACTACGTTAGACCTGGAACTCGGGCTACAGCTGGCTTTCCTGGCAACACGTTGTGGGATCTCTACGAAACACTGAACAACTCCATTAGCCGACAAGACGAAGAAACAATACGATATCTGCTGCACAGCCAACTCTCAAAGAGAGAACTTACTGAACTGCAAGACTTCTCGGCGATCCTAAGACGTCTTGAAGAAAAGAATCTTATAGGGAAAAATAATTTGGGGCTCGTTAAGGAGCTACTCGCGATTTCAAACAGACGACCTCTAATTGCAattgttgaaaagtttgagcagacTGTGTAAAGAACAGAACGCCCTCAACctaattaaaaaaaacccattcGTTTGAATAAACAATAATTTTAGCGGGGAATTGAACCTTGTGTCACTCAACCCTGAAAAAAGTCATTCCTTAATTGATGTATGTCCTTATCATCTGCTAAGCATTACAAAGCCGGCGATTATTCTAATGCCATCACACATAAGATTAGTTCATGTGCCGATCGTGTGTGAGAGTATATACTGTCAGACAAATTACACTGGACTAGGTGATATATACTCTGAATCAGCGTTGCAAAGACATCACAGGGCTGCTATATTGTACTTTCTATAGTGAGAAGAAGTACAAACACAATAATAAGCATGTTATGCGTATTTAAGCTAGCATATAGACCTTTGAGTATGTTTGATGCACTGATACATtctacataatttttttttacactattttatttacttattcCTAAGTAAGATATCAAAGTGCAACATtaatacaaaattatcaaatagaAACCACTAGAAAATAAAGGAAATGTTACATACCACCTTGGGTCACTTTTCCCCTATGTCGCTTCATTACATTAGAAAACTTATGTCACTGACATTCATATTTTATGACGCGAATGCAACATTTCTCTGCTGTACTTAAAGGTTGTCACAAGGTTAATAGACGTTGATTAGTCTTTGTCTATGACTGATAGTTAGAGAAAAATATTCTGTCTCAGAACACATATATGGAGGTTTAATGTAGTAGGCATCcttaaagtgaaagactaacttttgctcgaattttcctcaaggaaattaattttcaagttcaacaattCACCGTGCAACTATTGGAACCGGAGTAAATAATTACCTTGAATTTACTgttatttgaagttcaaaatggccaccattgcTGTCTTTGCTCTACAGGAAAATATATTTCAGACTTCACAAAAGataagacggtgaaattttatttattccaagagcttcaaaatgagcccgcACCGGtggttgaaaagaaaaatattgtaaaaaaaaagtgAGTCCGTATTCCTGACCCTGAGTAGGCACATCTTGAGTCTAGCCTAAACCATTGGCACGGCTGCACATAATTTTGACAACTACTCTGATTCGGTACTAGGAAATCAAAGTCACACGTTTGCAGCATTCCATGAGGTATTTTTAATGCATGTTTGCATTCGAATCGTCTAAATTCCATTACAAAAGCAAAAAATATAGCTAAGGCTAGAGGAAAAAACACTTGTTCACCGGATTTTTTAGGCCACAAGCTAATGTTCAGGACCGGCGAgcgaatttttttaatttttttttcatgatgtACTAACCTTGACAGAACggagaaatttcagcaaaaaaaattgacccagtTTGTGTCGTGATTCGTAAAATTCAGACGTCGCAACATCATGTTGACAGAGCTCAGTGCAGACACGTCGGAAGTCTCACTCAGAATCTCACATGCCCCATTGAAAACCTGTCGAAGTGTTGAGCGCCGCCAGCGTTGGTACTAAAgtatttgcaatgcagaagtatgaatttgccgaaataaaaaaaaacccaacacaACATCCGAATAGGGCAAAGAAGAAGCGGCGATTTCGATGAACAAGTTTTTGTCTTTCTTGCCGTCTCGTTATTGCTAATTAGAACATTGTTATATATACAACAGGCTGCGTAGAGGAACGAATCAAATACGTGCtcgtaacattttaaaattccCAGCATTATTTTCCGATCGTACCAGTAGACGATTCTTTGTGCTGTTGTCACtcatctgaaaaatgaaacagaaaCCCATTAACAAATTAGTATGAAATAGTTCGTGTACAATAcagcaaatttcattttttcgtaGTTATGATAGCCTGTATGACGCATAATTAGCGTCATTCATATCTGACACAAATCGTACAGATATCTCAGTTACTTCTTTATAAAGTGCGCCGCCTCCGTCACTGCCACTTCAGAGAAGGTTAACTTTATAATAATATGCCTTTTATCTAAGTTAGATGAACGCAACTATGAGCGAAGATAAACACTAAATTCTATCTGATTAATTGATCGGAAAACGTCATTTTCGACGGTAAACACCGTAATACTTATAACTTTACTTTCTGTTCGTTCACGATTCCCTATGTCATGAAGTTATAAGAATTTGCGCAAATTATtgtaaatgagaaaaataataaCGATTAGACATTGGACAAACGAGACAAGAAAAATGACTGCATAGAACAGTTTTGATTCCGCACTATAGAGTATTTCCAATGTTCTGGGGTTTGGAGATGCCATGGTCCTCTGATTGCTAAACTATAATGATGTAATGTCAATACATTTATTGTCATGGTCGATTCATCAACGTCTATGGTGACCGGAATATAACCGAATGCTGACAAGTACTTACAATATTTGAATAGCAACAGAGCCAgggtaaaaattatcaaagccTTCATTAAATATCCATCTTGACTGAACAGCTGTCCACTGCTGGAACCTGGTCAAGAgatatcaaaatttatgaaaattgacatacatactaTTTGTTTAATATGATTcagaaataaatgtatgcaaaaGCACGGTCTAATTATGCAGGCCTTACTGTTGCAATTCGCGTCTCATAGATTTTCTGTGACTTTGTTCGCCTTCTTTTTTTCTTGAGATAATTAATTAAGTGTATTTGGTTCACGCCTCAAAAATAAAAGGCTTATATTTTACTCACACTGTCCTCAGGCAAACTTTAAACCACacaattaaaaaaacaagaataaaacttaGGTCACCGTGGCGTGCAAAGTTTGGcgctaaacaaacaaactaccTTTCATTCACGGTCACTTCAAATTCAGAGTGTCCCCCATGCCTGCATTAATACTGTGTGAAAAGCTAAAATGTTTATTAAAATAATCCGGTGAAAATTTTACTTACtcacgagcttcaaaatgagcccccacccCCGGAGTGATACCTTAAAGTAAAAGTTaaggagtccgaatatctgtgccCGAGGTGTATTCTACCTGTCAGAGAAGACCGACCACCAATCAGAATGTTGACCGTATAATTAAAGAGGACAGAGTAAACGAAACCTACTTTCATGTCTGTTCAGACGAGATCGCCTTCTCAGTATACGGTCATCTACGTCGTCATCTTGCGCgtctgttgaaaaaaaaaatccaggtGACCGTGTCATCAGTGGTCTGAGTTGGAACGTCGTACGTATCATTATGATGGACTtaatttctcgatgtcaaatgTCAATAGTCGTCTGAACGTGCAACCCAAGCTTGAAACTCCGTACAGATAGGACGCACCTCTTCATTTCACAGTTAAATTTGAGAGTATAGAATTACTGTATAATTTGAGTGACACCATTCGCCCTGTAGCCCTTCGAATTCCGTAAACACCAGTTCCAGAGAGGACGTAGAGGGCGTACTTTCAGCGAGGGCATGCGTTTACAATCCCCGTTTAACGGCTGCTGCGCTCAGCAGCTTTTCAGAACGAATTTTATGCTGTTGCTGACATTTTAAGTACATGACTTGTATATTATTGACACTGCTATTGTTGTTAAGAAGAGTTAAATATCATTCCCTGCCAAGCTGGATGATTTTCAACGCAATCTATATATACGGAGTCGGTGTATAACCACAGCCACCCCCACaagacacacaaacacagacacaccaCTGGCTGTTAGGTAAGCAAACAGAAAGCCGTGAGTACATTCGAGACAGAGGTTGCTGGTGACATAGAGGTTACTTAGTGCGATCAGAGGCTTTCATATTGCAATGACATGTATAAGTCTTACAATCTTTCCCATGAACTTTTCGTTGCATAAGAAATGTCCGTAACCCATTACATGAGTCTCTGTGTCTCTTCACAGACCTGTAGGTCTCAGGCTGATCtcggaaaatggaaaattataaAATCCCACTCAAGTTTTACATAAACTCTTTGATACCAAAtattatctttcattttttgtataaaaaggaGATTTTGACCAACACAAAAGGCGatccaaaatttgatttttctgttTCAACAAAACTTCATGCTCATGTACAGGTTTCTCAATGAATATTATATCGTCCATAGATGTAGTCCTGAAATCTGTGTTGCTCCTTAGGCACGTTTTCAAACACGGAAAAATATTGCCGTTACCATGAAAAGCAAATTCGGGAATTAATCAACCAGCCCCAGGAATTATTACAGCCCTTCGTCCCGTCTACGTCAATCAAACATCAACTTTACCACATACTGTTGTTCGCTCAAACGTgctttttgttgacagatgttATCGTTTCCTTGACTGTCgtcatcattttttattttatctgacTGTAAACAAGCTTGAGGGCGTACTTTGTCTATCAATGACGGATCTTGTTGATGCAAAAGTTCACGACATTATGACCTAAATATTTAACCACAACGGGACATACCCATGCTTTGATCTGTCCAGTTCTTCAACTCCTCTTCGCATTTTTCAACTTCCGAGATGAGATTTTTCCTGTTAACAGCCTTCAGCAGGTCTTTGACGAATGTGAGGTCATTGGGTCCAATTTTCCCCTTATTTTGTAAGCACTGCATTATTGCACCCACGTGGAGTTGGTCAAAGAGTACTCTTTTTGGGATATGGACTTCTTCCAATATACGACGTATTTCATTTTCTTCCTCAATGGTAATTGTTTCTCTCAACCTTTGGTAAAGTTTAAGGAGCGGACTGTCACTCATTGTATCGCTCTATCTGTTATCGATCAGCTGTGATATCCAAAACCTGCACAGACAATAGACATAACGTGTTAAGGTTATTTTCTGCAAACTATAGAGCATAGCCGCTGGCTACCATATTTCCTTATCTTACAGACTCGAACAATGAGACTGGTGGCGCTATGTACAGATTTGTCACGAACAGAAATTGAAGATTGGCAATTCAGTTGCCCTTGACTATGAATGGGAACAGATATCAGCGCGAGGTATGTATGTCCGTCTACATGGATGTACATCTGTCTGgatctctatctgtctgtctggcaTGGCTATCTGTCTAGCTGTCTGGTGGGAGGGCCATCAGTCTAGCTGTCGGATAGTATAATCCTCAACCTTGACTGTGCACAACAGCAAAACGGTTGGGCGTGTCAAGTTCGTCTATAGAAATTTCACTGAACGCAATATATGTATCAATATCATCGGTATCATGATCAGTGACCACTTCAGCAAGCATTGAGAGCGGTTCATTCAGCAGGATATAGTTCGTAAAAGTCATCTTTATTGGGTCTATTGTGAGGGTTGCAAGTGTATGAGTGTAAACGTAACCCTATGAGGGACAGCTACAACCTAGGAAGAGGCCACTTATGATGATACTGACAATGAATGGAATTACTGCAGACCAACTTGACATGCCCTGCCGTTTTACTTCTGTGCACAGTCAAGGCCGATGAGTACTCCCGAATTACCCCGTCGACAGACTGACAGCCTGACAGCCCGCCAGCCGGACAGTCAGATATACAGAGATCCAGACGGATGGACAGACCGTGTCAGACAGACAGATCTCGCCCTGTATCTGTTCCCATATACAGTCAAGCGCAACTGAAATTGCCCATGTCTAATTCTGTTTCGTGAAAAATCTGTACATAGTGCCACCAATATCTCATGGTTCGACTATGTACAATTGGCGATCGCCATATGCTCTGCATTATATTCTGCAGCTGTAGAGAGTAACAGAGGACAAGAAGGCAAAGCTCCATGGTTGAGGATAAGAACACATGTCACGTTTGCTacagtggaaatatttcatgCAGGACAATATTACCTTCATGAATCAACAGGTTGCTACGTCACCCGATTTTACGCGGGGTTTAACGCCCAACCAGGTGCGTCTGAATGTGCCATGTCTACTCCGAGTCCGCGATGAGTGCTAGTAACGCAACCTGACTTAAAAGCAAATGCCCTGTTCACAACTTTGGTgattga from the Ptychodera flava strain L36383 chromosome 2, AS_Pfla_20210202, whole genome shotgun sequence genome contains:
- the LOC139114006 gene encoding uncharacterized protein isoform X1, translated to MYDVRLEDESFTIYIVTLADNFQSTTACQIKIRRIIIIYHFEVSVMPHLNDPLNALFINLGNDLSADDVHKIKMLISDKVVRRELSKIIDSSELFLKLQANGVISRDNLGFLKEIFRCIQRPLLITKIEEFERESQRRPFNCKQNGKYSDQYNNDRSPPMESPYCNERQQLDHSSRFPETRKSPKDTTLWSLYKTLNDSLCSDEERKLRHFLMYNYLSKEELHELEDFTEILVLLEEKGIISETDLNLVKELLHIIQRRPLIAEIEKYERKLNIQDSGIDERTKSSNVRKTGKIQTIANGSHDVPMRKHSSNYVRPGTRATAGFPGNTLWDLYETLNNSISRQDEETIRYLLHSQLSKRELTELQDFSAILRRLEEKNLIGKNNLGLVKELLAISNRRPLIAIVEKFEQTV
- the LOC139114006 gene encoding uncharacterized protein isoform X2, whose protein sequence is MPHLNDPLNALFINLGNDLSADDVHKIKMLISDKVVRRELSKIIDSSELFLKLQANGVISRDNLGFLKEIFRCIQRPLLITKIEEFERESQRRPFNCKQNGKYSDQYNNDRSPPMESPYCNERQQLDHSSRFPETRKSPKDTTLWSLYKTLNDSLCSDEERKLRHFLMYNYLSKEELHELEDFTEILVLLEEKGIISETDLNLVKELLHIIQRRPLIAEIEKYERKLNIQDSGIDERTKSSNVRKTGKIQTIANGSHDVPMRKHSSNYVRPGTRATAGFPGNTLWDLYETLNNSISRQDEETIRYLLHSQLSKRELTELQDFSAILRRLEEKNLIGKNNLGLVKELLAISNRRPLIAIVEKFEQTV
- the LOC139114020 gene encoding uncharacterized protein; amino-acid sequence: MSDSPLLKLYQRLRETITIEEENEIRRILEEVHIPKRVLFDQLHVGAIMQCLQNKGKIGPNDLTFVKDLLKAVNRKNLISEVEKCEEELKNWTDQSMDAQDDDVDDRILRRRSRLNRHESSSSGQLFSQDGYLMKALIIFTLALLLFKYYE